The DNA segment CCTTTTGATTTTCAGAAAAAGTATCATGTATAGCTACAACTTTCATTCCAGCAGATTTAGCGCCTTGAACAGCAGGTAATATATCTTCAAAGACTATACAATGCTTTGGATTTACTTGAAGCCTATTAGCTGTTAAAAGATATATATCTGGAAATTGTTTGCCTCTGTTTACTTCATCTGTGGTACATATGGTGTCAAAAAAATTATATATATCATTTTTCTTTAGGGCAGCTTCTAAAAGAATTTTATTATTACTAGTAGCTAGTCCAATCTTAATATTCATGGATTTTAAAGCTTGCAAGTATTCTTTTGCACCAGGTTTAAGAGTTACGTTAAACTTATATTCATCATAAGCCATGTTATTCCATTCGTCCATTATTTGGTTTATAGAATCTTGAATATTGAATTTATTTTTAAAATAAGTGGCTGTTTCTTCAAAAGTTAAATGTTCTATAGAGGCTTTTAAGTCTTTTGGCACAGGGATACCTCTTTTTTTTAAGTATTCTTGATCAATTTTAGACCATATCCACATAGAATCTATTAAAGTTCCGTCCATGTCAAATATAGCGGCTTTTATGTCCTTTAACAAATTAATCACCTCTTTATGAAAAATTAAAAAAGTTTAGAAAAACTGTAAATTTGTTTTGGCATAAAGCTATAGTTAGCTTAAGCCATTAGCATTAGTTATAATAATAATTTATTATATAATAAAAAATCCTGTGTATAATACACAGGATTTTGGTCGGGGTGACAGGGCTTGAACCTGCGACCTCATGGTCCCAAACCACGCGCGCTCCCATCTGCGCCACACCCCGAAGGACAAGAATAATTATATATGATTAACCTTCTTATGTCAACATAAAAAAAATAAAAAAATATTATTATATTGATAGAGCTATTAAAATACCTGTCAATATAATAATATTTTACTTACTTTCTTTTCTCTTTATCTCCAATTCCTCGAGTAGGTACAGTGGACATGACAAAACCAACCAATATGGAAACTAAAGCTGAAGCCACTATATTTAGATAAACTATATATCTAGTTTTATAAAGAATAAGAGCTGTTATACCAGTAATTACAGCTGTGGCTACAAAAAGATATATTACGAATTTTGCAAAAGAGTTTAAAAATTTCTCATATAATTTATGGCGTGTTGGCCCACTTATAACTGCCCTAAATATTCCATAGGAAACAAGGATTAGTACTATATCAGATAAAGCTGAAATTAAAAAATTTTTCATATACCACACCTCCAAGCACTTACTATATTATTTACAAAATGGTGTTATAAAATTCATAAATTTAGTAAATGCTTAAAGGAGATTACTTTATTTATTCATTGTTATTTATTAAGAAACATTTCCCCAACTTTAAATACATCCCCTGCACCTACAGTTAAGAGTATGTCTCCAGCACATAAAATAGGTTCTA comes from the Haloimpatiens massiliensis genome and includes:
- a CDS encoding HAD family hydrolase → MLKDIKAAIFDMDGTLIDSMWIWSKIDQEYLKKRGIPVPKDLKASIEHLTFEETATYFKNKFNIQDSINQIMDEWNNMAYDEYKFNVTLKPGAKEYLQALKSMNIKIGLATSNNKILLEAALKKNDIYNFFDTICTTDEVNRGKQFPDIYLLTANRLQVNPKHCIVFEDILPAVQGAKSAGMKVVAIHDTFSENQKESLIKEADKYIHTYEELLTVV